One Brassica napus cultivar Da-Ae chromosome C4, Da-Ae, whole genome shotgun sequence genomic region harbors:
- the LOC106410156 gene encoding tRNA threonylcarbamoyladenosine dehydratase-like encodes MEEKLKYLSLVGAGALMGSVSTVALLKLLSRSSVKQQHDETPLTKLLEKNPTTTTVTAAIGQDLLADEIVSEHLTRNIQFFDLEAQRKVTGSYVVVIGLGGVGSHAASMLLRSGVGKLLLVDFDQVSLSSLNRHAVATRADVGIPKAVCLKKHFSAIFPECHVEAKVLLYDSSSEEEILSGNPDFVLDCIDNIDTKVGLLAACLKRGLKVLSATGAGARADPTRIRVADLRESTIDPLSRSVRHRLRREHGIEGGIPVVFSLEKPKAKLLPFKGPNGEDENPSDYQVVPGFRVRIIPVLGTIPAIFGQIMASYVITQLAGVQVQMEPIVNLDLDHYRMLLQRLIEHEEAVYGTSAQVQVDVEEVKYIVKELWHGRSARDEAAKDVGRGMWRAMNELMLVRWDAKKPASVSNLILLKFKEADEHEAKTIEEVKETEADFFEKVSCVLKKAELDFYG; translated from the exons ATGGAAGAAAAATTGAAGTATCTGAGTCTGGTCGGAGCGGGAGCTCTAATGGGATCCGTCTCCACCGTCGCCCTCCTTAAACTTCTCTCCAG GAGCTCAGTGAAGCAGCAGCATGATGAAACCCCACTAACTAAACTGTTAG aaAAAaatccaacaacaacaacagttaCTGCAGCAATTGGTCAGGATCTTTTGGCTGATGAAATTGTTTCTGAACATTTAACCAG GAATATCCAGTTTTTCGATCTTGAAGCTCAGCGTAAAGTAACTGGATCATATGTGGTGGTCATTGGTCTTGGAGGTGTAGGGAGTCATGCTGCTTCTATGCTCTTGAGGTCTGGTGTTGGGAAGCTCCTCCTCGTTGACTTTGATCAG GTGTCACTTTCATCATTAAATCGACACGCTGTTGCAACACGAGCAGATGTCGGTATCCCGAAAGCTGTCTGTCTCAAGAAGCATTTCTCTGCAATCTTTCCCGAATGCCATGTAGAAGCCAAGGTGTTGCTGTATGACTCATCCTCCGAAGAAGAGATTCTTTCAGGAAATCCAGATTTCGTTTTGGACTGCATTGACAACATCGATACAAAG GTGGGGCTTTTGGCTGCTTGCCTTAAGAGGGGTTTGAAAGTTCTGTCTGCAACAGGTGCGGGTGCTAGAGCTGATCCAACAAGAATCAGAGTGGCTGATTTAAGAGAATCCACAATTGACCCTTTATCTCGATCTGTAAGACACAGATTGAGGAGAGAACACGGCATTGAAGGAGGCATTCCTGTCGTGTTTTCCCTGGAAAAACCAAAGGCAAAGCTGCTTCCCTTTAAGGGGCCAAACGGGGAAGACGAGAATCCTTCAGATTATCAA GTAGTTCCTGGCTTTCGTGTTCGGATCATTCCTGTTCTAGGAACCATCCCTGCTATATTTGGACAAATCATGGCCTCCTACGTTATAACACAACTTGCTGGTGTGCAAGTTCAGATGGAGCCTATAGTGAACCTTGATTTGGATCATTACCGAATGCTTCTTCAACGCCTTATTGAGCATGAGGAAGCTGTTTATGGAACATCTGCTCAAGTCCAG gTAGATGTTGAGGAAGTGAAATACATAGTGAAAGAGTTGTGGCACGGACGAAGTGCTAGAGATGAGGCTGCAAAAGATGTTGGGAGAGGAATGTGGCGAGCCATGAATGAGTTGATGCTCGTAAG ATGGGATGCAAAGAAGCCAGCATCAGTCTCAAACTTGATTCTGTTgaagtttaaagag GCGGATGAACATGAGGCTAAGACTATTGAGGAAGTGAAGGAAACAGAAGCAGACTTCTTTGAAAAAGTTTCATGCGTGCTTAAGAAAGCAGAGCTGGATTTCTATGGCTAG